One Halarcobacter ebronensis genomic window carries:
- a CDS encoding glucosaminidase domain-containing protein, giving the protein MKIFLILIIFVNFLFSYNEDYSFRKYNHIKEFYKPIIKETIKIALKYDMPPAAILAMASVESGYGRGYVAKITGNILSLGAGKSEKELPSLYLPNLKKPYKVLYNEKEIKKYKKSQLVWKQRPKSLKKDYRPNNLAGTTKNLDYFDYHKQERIKANLKNIEEFCSKWINLKSNYKVFRDARKLLNERVKMYGKGVLFTKELNTEFINSIGGKPNSYNYREAWPKKIVKVMEKTGLIRLSEDIYLKRDFEKVW; this is encoded by the coding sequence ATGAAAATATTTTTAATATTAATAATTTTTGTAAATTTCTTATTTTCTTACAATGAAGACTACTCTTTTCGTAAATATAATCATATAAAAGAGTTTTACAAACCTATTATCAAAGAGACAATTAAAATTGCTCTTAAGTATGATATGCCACCAGCAGCAATCTTAGCAATGGCAAGTGTAGAATCAGGATATGGCAGAGGTTATGTTGCAAAAATAACAGGAAATATCTTAAGTCTTGGAGCAGGAAAAAGTGAAAAAGAGCTTCCCTCTTTATATCTTCCAAATCTAAAAAAACCATATAAAGTTCTTTATAATGAAAAAGAGATAAAAAAATATAAAAAATCTCAATTGGTTTGGAAACAAAGACCCAAAAGTCTAAAAAAAGATTATAGACCCAATAATCTTGCAGGTACAACAAAAAATTTAGACTATTTTGACTACCATAAACAAGAGAGAATTAAAGCAAATCTAAAAAATATAGAGGAGTTTTGTTCAAAATGGATAAATCTAAAAAGTAACTATAAAGTCTTTAGAGATGCAAGAAAACTTCTAAATGAAAGAGTTAAAATGTATGGTAAAGGTGTTTTATTTACCAAAGAGTTAAATACTGAATTTATAAATAGTATTGGTGGGAAACCAAACTCTTATAACTATAGAGAAGCCTGGCCTAAAAAGATTGTTAAGGTTATGGAAAAAACGGGACTTATTAGACTAAGTGAGGATATTTATCTCAAAAGGGATTTTGAGAAGGTTTGGTAA
- a CDS encoding ABC-F family ATP-binding cassette domain-containing protein → MIQLINISKHFGDKTLFTELNLRLNAGQKIGLVGRNGTGKSTLFKLILGEEVSDEGEILIPKGYKIGALKQHLVFTESTLIDETALALSEEDKYSIYKAEKILFGLGFTEDDLYKDPLSFSGGYQIRINLAKLLLTEPNMLLLDEPTNYLDILSLRWLKAFLKSFSGEVIIITHDRDFMDSVTTHTMGIVRKSLFVIEGGTHKFYEQIASNDEHFEKQKEAHDKKRKELEEFIAKNKARASTAALAQSKVKILEKMEDMDAIADEATLKFDFNYKETPAKVLLDVKDLSFGYSEDNILFKDISFTLKKGETLGIIGKNGKGKSTLLNNIAKELTPLSGSIDYHVSVDFGHFGQTNINHLNPGNTIMEEIYVSQPKLSEAIVRGICGAMMFSGDDAKKKISLLSGGEKSRVMLGQIIAKEVNILFLDEPTNHLDMQSIDSLTTAIKNFEGSTIVVTHSEELLRNVCDRLIVFSKEGAQYFDGTYDEFLEKIGWDEEESETKVKKTKINKKESKRLRAEILQERNKLTTPLKNAISKQEEEIIKIEDSVEKIKAQLIQATNSGDNSKIMELSKDIANKEKEIDKLFDKLEKNQLELDAFVQEYDKKLEEI, encoded by the coding sequence ATGATACAGTTAATAAATATTTCAAAACATTTTGGTGACAAGACTCTTTTTACAGAGTTAAATCTGCGATTAAATGCTGGTCAAAAGATAGGTTTGGTTGGACGTAATGGTACAGGAAAATCAACACTGTTTAAACTAATCCTTGGAGAAGAGGTCTCTGATGAAGGAGAGATTTTAATCCCAAAAGGTTATAAAATTGGTGCACTTAAACAACATCTGGTTTTTACAGAGAGTACACTTATTGATGAAACTGCACTTGCTTTAAGTGAAGAGGATAAATACTCAATTTACAAAGCAGAAAAGATACTTTTTGGACTAGGGTTTACTGAAGATGATTTGTATAAAGATCCACTCTCTTTTTCTGGAGGTTATCAAATTCGTATAAATTTAGCAAAACTATTGTTAACAGAACCAAATATGCTTCTGCTTGATGAGCCTACAAACTACTTGGATATTTTGTCTTTAAGATGGTTAAAAGCCTTTTTAAAGAGTTTTAGTGGAGAGGTTATTATTATTACCCATGATAGAGATTTTATGGATAGCGTTACAACGCATACAATGGGAATTGTTAGAAAATCACTATTTGTTATAGAGGGTGGAACTCACAAGTTTTATGAGCAGATAGCTTCAAATGATGAACACTTTGAGAAGCAAAAAGAGGCACACGATAAAAAAAGAAAAGAGCTTGAAGAGTTTATAGCAAAAAATAAAGCAAGAGCTTCAACAGCAGCTTTAGCTCAATCTAAAGTTAAAATCTTAGAGAAAATGGAAGATATGGATGCCATTGCAGATGAGGCAACTCTTAAATTTGATTTTAACTATAAAGAGACTCCTGCAAAAGTATTACTTGATGTAAAGGATTTAAGCTTTGGATATAGTGAAGATAATATTCTTTTCAAAGATATCTCCTTTACACTAAAAAAGGGAGAGACTCTTGGGATTATAGGTAAAAATGGTAAGGGAAAATCTACTTTATTAAATAACATAGCAAAAGAACTTACACCTTTAAGTGGGAGTATTGATTACCATGTAAGTGTTGATTTTGGGCACTTTGGTCAAACAAATATCAATCACTTAAATCCAGGCAATACAATAATGGAAGAGATTTATGTTTCACAACCAAAACTCTCTGAAGCTATAGTTAGAGGTATTTGTGGAGCCATGATGTTTAGTGGTGATGATGCGAAGAAAAAGATTTCACTATTATCAGGGGGAGAAAAGAGTAGGGTAATGTTGGGACAAATTATAGCTAAAGAGGTAAATATTCTTTTCCTGGATGAGCCAACAAACCACCTTGATATGCAATCAATTGACTCTTTAACAACAGCAATTAAAAATTTTGAGGGTTCAACTATTGTTGTAACACACAGTGAAGAACTTTTAAGAAATGTTTGTGATAGATTAATTGTATTTTCAAAAGAGGGTGCCCAATATTTTGATGGAACATATGATGAGTTTTTAGAAAAAATTGGTTGGGACGAAGAAGAGAGTGAAACTAAGGTTAAAAAAACAAAGATAAATAAAAAAGAGAGTAAAAGATTAAGAGCAGAAATACTACAAGAGAGAAATAAACTAACAACTCCTTTAAAAAATGCTATTTCAAAGCAAGAGGAAGAGATTATAAAGATTGAAGATAGTGTTGAGAAAATAAAGGCTCAACTAATTCAAGCTACAAACTCTGGAGATAACAGCAAAATAATGGAGCTATCAAAAGATATTGCAAATAAAGAAAAAGAGATAGATAAACTATTTGATAAGTTAGAAAAAAATCAGTTGGAATTAGATGCTTTTGTACAAGAGTATGATAAGAAGTTAGAAGAGATATAG
- a CDS encoding response regulator: MYKDLKELLKYSHTIKILLVEDNSEVKSQLIKLLKNFFTDIDSCDNGIEALQKYINYEKIYGNFYDLIITDISIPGLNGIELSKKLLQCNPKQAILVTSAYIEKFNEFENIGVYEFLEKPIDYEKMVKTFTSIIKRLKQS, encoded by the coding sequence ATGTATAAAGATTTAAAAGAGTTATTAAAATATAGTCATACAATAAAAATTCTTCTTGTTGAAGATAATAGTGAAGTAAAATCTCAGCTAATAAAACTTCTTAAAAACTTTTTCACAGATATAGACTCTTGTGATAATGGTATAGAGGCTCTACAAAAATATATTAATTATGAAAAAATATATGGAAACTTTTATGATTTGATAATTACAGATATTAGTATTCCAGGATTAAATGGGATAGAACTCTCAAAGAAACTATTACAATGTAATCCAAAACAGGCCATTCTTGTTACTTCTGCTTATATTGAAAAGTTTAATGAGTTTGAAAATATTGGCGTATATGAGTTTTTGGAAAAACCAATTGATTATGAGAAAATGGTAAAAACCTTTACTTCAATAATCAAAAGGTTAAAACAGAGTTAA
- a CDS encoding transporter substrate-binding domain-containing protein: MNNILKIIFILLIFIGTLYSSNTINLTEKEKEFLKNNSPIRVQNEMNWPPFNFNEDGIPKGFSVDYMNLLAKKLGVELEYITGPSWDEFMQMLQEDKLDAIINISKNKERKKSIAFTSIYHTAANAIYVKKGNEELNTLEKLKDKVLVMPKGFFAQKALEKYYPQIKQILVKDSLEALKYLSLGKADATIGKKNVLDYIITQNNISGILPTNYIDDNRMVSLIRVGVAKEKVILRDIIEKAQKSVSDKELLELKRKWFGTRDIERFTLKNFLNVDELSYISQKRVFNVCTREDLLPIEFVEDGKNRGIVIDILEKISNFTNMKFNYINVTSFNEASYFLKSGKCDIISTVTNENELNSFSFNTNSYLNFKLAIITQKNQPVVSSLNTILDKTVAVRDDSDLIPLLQTLNPNINILKSKNHRSTLDKVASGEAYFALEPLPIASYYISKFAMKNLYISRYTNLLYSVNMSVTKRDLELINIINKSLNMITEKEYMDTIDKWSTISFETIFDFTYFWEIVITLTLFITIFSYRHYILDKLNRDLKKANEVIEKKTIELAKQKMLFETLYYKSADGVILITNGIFTDCNESILKILKLNKNEIINSTLEDISPILQPNNHFSKELVHVYIEKTLKDGVIDFEWVLTDGTHKNIWTEIVLTAIEIENKKVIHAVIRDITNRKILEQKLEDLNLNLEKRVEEEIKKNEINTQQLIQQNRLAQMGEMISMIAHQWRQPLSAIAATTNNLVLKMIIDDNLDRKYFEKELKLITNYSQYLSSTIDDFRNFFKSDKEKVEFELKDIIEKSISIIKTSMESNEIKIDENIEDEIYLYSYPSELQQVILNILKNAEDALCERKGKNRKIFISTLKEKNKVVISILDNGGGIDKNIIDKIFDPYFSTKNKKDGTGLGLYMSKIIINEHCKGSLKVSNYQNGALFSIELPYKES, encoded by the coding sequence ATGAATAATATTTTAAAAATCATCTTTATCTTACTTATCTTTATAGGTACTCTTTACTCTTCAAACACTATTAACTTAACAGAAAAAGAGAAAGAGTTTTTAAAAAACAATTCACCAATTAGAGTTCAAAATGAGATGAACTGGCCACCTTTTAATTTTAATGAAGATGGCATTCCAAAAGGTTTTTCTGTAGATTATATGAACCTTCTTGCAAAAAAACTAGGAGTAGAACTAGAATATATAACTGGTCCATCTTGGGATGAGTTTATGCAAATGCTCCAAGAAGATAAACTAGATGCAATTATAAATATCTCAAAAAATAAAGAAAGAAAAAAATCTATTGCATTTACTTCCATATACCATACAGCAGCAAATGCAATTTATGTTAAAAAAGGCAATGAAGAGCTAAATACCCTTGAAAAATTAAAAGATAAAGTTCTTGTAATGCCAAAGGGTTTTTTTGCACAAAAGGCATTAGAGAAATATTATCCGCAAATAAAACAGATATTAGTAAAAGATAGTTTAGAGGCATTAAAATACCTCTCTTTAGGAAAAGCAGATGCAACCATAGGCAAAAAAAATGTTTTAGATTACATCATAACCCAAAATAATATTTCAGGAATCTTACCAACAAACTATATAGATGATAATAGAATGGTAAGTCTTATACGTGTTGGAGTTGCAAAAGAGAAAGTAATACTAAGAGATATTATAGAAAAAGCACAAAAAAGTGTAAGTGATAAAGAGCTTTTAGAACTAAAACGAAAATGGTTTGGGACAAGAGATATAGAGAGATTTACTCTAAAAAATTTTTTAAATGTTGATGAACTAAGTTATATATCTCAAAAAAGAGTTTTTAATGTATGTACAAGGGAAGATCTTCTTCCAATAGAGTTTGTTGAAGATGGTAAAAACAGAGGGATTGTAATTGATATTTTAGAAAAAATATCAAACTTTACCAATATGAAATTTAATTATATAAATGTCACCTCTTTTAATGAAGCTAGCTACTTTTTAAAAAGTGGGAAATGTGATATTATCTCAACAGTTACAAATGAAAATGAGTTAAATAGTTTCTCTTTTAATACAAACTCATACCTAAATTTTAAACTTGCAATTATCACTCAAAAAAATCAGCCTGTTGTTTCAAGTTTAAATACAATTTTAGATAAAACTGTTGCTGTTAGAGATGATTCTGATTTGATTCCTCTTTTACAAACTCTTAATCCAAATATTAATATTCTAAAATCAAAAAATCATAGAAGCACACTAGACAAGGTTGCTTCAGGAGAAGCTTATTTTGCCCTTGAGCCTTTGCCTATTGCTTCATATTATATATCAAAGTTTGCAATGAAAAATCTCTATATTTCAAGATATACAAATCTTTTATATAGTGTAAATATGTCCGTTACAAAAAGAGATTTGGAACTAATAAATATAATAAACAAATCTCTTAATATGATTACCGAAAAAGAGTATATGGATACTATTGACAAATGGTCAACAATCTCTTTTGAGACAATTTTTGATTTCACCTATTTTTGGGAAATTGTAATAACTTTGACACTCTTTATAACAATATTCTCATATAGACACTATATTTTAGATAAATTAAACAGGGATTTAAAAAAAGCTAATGAAGTAATTGAAAAAAAGACTATTGAATTAGCAAAACAAAAAATGCTTTTTGAAACACTCTATTATAAATCTGCAGATGGTGTAATACTAATAACTAATGGCATTTTTACTGATTGTAATGAGTCAATATTAAAAATTTTAAAACTAAATAAAAATGAGATTATAAACTCTACTCTTGAAGATATTTCTCCTATATTACAACCTAATAATCACTTCTCTAAAGAGTTAGTGCATGTATATATTGAAAAGACTCTAAAAGATGGAGTAATTGACTTTGAATGGGTATTAACAGATGGAACCCATAAAAATATCTGGACTGAGATTGTATTAACAGCAATTGAGATTGAAAATAAAAAAGTGATACATGCAGTAATTAGAGATATAACAAACAGAAAAATACTTGAACAAAAACTTGAAGATTTAAATCTGAATTTGGAAAAAAGAGTTGAAGAAGAGATTAAAAAGAATGAGATAAATACTCAACAATTAATCCAACAAAACAGATTGGCTCAAATGGGAGAGATGATATCAATGATTGCCCATCAATGGAGACAACCTCTCTCTGCAATTGCTGCAACAACAAATAATCTAGTTCTTAAAATGATTATAGATGATAACCTAGATAGAAAATATTTTGAAAAAGAGTTAAAACTAATTACAAACTACTCACAATATCTCTCTTCAACAATTGATGATTTTAGGAACTTTTTTAAATCTGACAAAGAGAAAGTTGAGTTTGAACTTAAAGATATTATAGAAAAATCTATCTCCATAATCAAAACCTCTATGGAATCAAATGAGATAAAAATAGATGAAAATATTGAAGATGAAATCTACTTGTATAGTTATCCAAGTGAACTTCAACAAGTTATTTTAAATATCCTAAAAAATGCTGAAGATGCCTTATGTGAGAGAAAAGGAAAGAATAGAAAAATATTTATTTCAACCCTAAAAGAGAAAAATAAAGTAGTAATCTCTATTTTAGATAATGGGGGAGGAATTGATAAAAATATTATTGATAAGATTTTTGACCCTTATTTCTCAACAAAAAATAAAAAAGATGGCACGGGATTGGGACTTTATATGAGTAAAATTATTATAAATGAACATTGTAAAGGCTCTTTAAAAGTATCTAATTATCAAAATGGTGCCCTTTTTTCAATTGAATTGCCCTATAAAGAGAGTTAA
- a CDS encoding response regulator transcription factor produces MDEEKLKKIISTTKKLNALYIEDNSDVREQTLKMLNLFFNSVTIGKNGKEGFELFKENPSFDLIITDIEMPEIDGITMINSIREIDKKVPILIFSAHSTTDYFIKTIDAGIIGYILKPYDVNQISNSLLKLIDREDHQEDDKLFYLDDDYIWNNEENALYKNGKLEKLTKSEIKLFELFSNSKCTLKSYEEIELSVFGDMSSNSKRVRNLMSRLKTKLDFDLFESIYGHGYKIKQKKE; encoded by the coding sequence ATGGATGAAGAGAAATTAAAAAAAATTATTTCTACTACAAAAAAATTAAATGCACTCTATATTGAAGATAACAGCGATGTTAGAGAACAAACTTTAAAGATGTTGAATCTTTTTTTCAACAGTGTAACAATAGGGAAAAATGGAAAAGAGGGATTTGAACTATTTAAGGAAAATCCATCCTTTGACTTAATTATTACAGATATTGAAATGCCTGAGATTGACGGTATTACAATGATAAATAGTATTAGAGAAATTGACAAAAAAGTTCCCATACTAATCTTTTCAGCCCACAGTACAACTGACTACTTTATAAAAACAATTGATGCGGGAATTATAGGTTATATCTTAAAACCCTATGATGTAAACCAAATATCAAACTCCCTATTAAAACTTATTGATAGAGAAGATCATCAAGAGGATGATAAACTATTTTATCTTGACGATGATTATATTTGGAACAATGAAGAAAATGCTTTATACAAAAACGGTAAATTAGAAAAATTAACTAAATCTGAAATCAAACTCTTTGAACTATTTTCAAACTCTAAATGTACACTAAAAAGTTATGAGGAAATTGAGCTCTCTGTTTTTGGAGATATGTCTTCAAATAGTAAAAGAGTTAGAAATCTAATGTCAAGACTAAAAACTAAACTAGACTTTGATCTTTTTGAATCAATATATGGTCATGGTTACAAAATCAAACAAAAGAAGGAGTGA
- the ccsA gene encoding cytochrome c biogenesis protein CcsA translates to MRKVLDILFSFKITLVLLAILAVGAGVATFIENDFGTSSARVLVYNNIWYETILVLTTVNLIGIILKFKMWKHPPRFIFHLSFVIILIGAGVTRYMGYEGIIHIREGATENRMISLEPYLQINIKQEDGSYYKEYPLELTALGSNNFSHTIKFNNKELVVKYKDFMYAKKGRDDMSILTVDVVLNGQTKAVKLPGKRGMEGFPKVEDFGDTVVTLEYGSKVLELPFSIKLRDFQLDRYPGSMAPSSYASEVTVMKDNKEYDYRIFMNRTLHEGNFLFFQSSYDQDEQGTVLSVNNDPGKWPTYLGYFLLTLGLILNLFDKKSRFWKLTKYVSSKNVAAAFLAACFIFAGSPQGLQAQEQTTNTTTNTHGLDFEKTKNDMLAYLENYQSTSKATAEKFSKIVVQSNGGRMKPLNTLDYEIVNKLTGKSSMFGMNADQIVLGMLTRPEIWRNVKMIKIKTPKLKKVLGIEESRNYIAFSEVFDKEGRYILAQEAQNASMAKPNERGTFEREIIKLDEKLNISYLVYNGNLFNMFPSQNLDDNNRWYNPLEAINTFKGDNQVAIESLIRGFISSTVNENWDLSNSFIDMIIQYQEKVGSEVIPPKSQIENEILFNKLGIFPKLTIAYMILGLIILIVAFIVVFNPKIKPKKTTFVFFIILAILFALHTFGMGFRWIISGHAPWSDTYESLLYISWSAVFAAVIFFRKSLLALSAGVIVAGIFMFTAHLTSIDPQITNLVPVLKSYWLTIHVSVLTASYGFFGLSAILGFMSLIMFIFRKNRPHLNETIKHITAINEISLIIGLSAITIGNFLGGVWANESWGRYWGWDPKETWAYVSIVIYALVVHLRFIKSLNTPFTLSVASLLAFSTILMTYFGVNFYLSGMHSYATGDPVPIPMWVYYVTATVFVTIALAYKNRDIKDTISDT, encoded by the coding sequence GTGAGGAAAGTCTTAGATATACTGTTTTCCTTTAAAATCACATTGGTTTTATTGGCAATATTAGCTGTAGGTGCAGGAGTAGCAACATTCATTGAAAATGATTTTGGTACATCATCTGCAAGAGTTCTAGTCTATAACAACATTTGGTATGAAACAATCTTAGTTTTAACAACTGTAAACTTAATAGGGATTATTCTAAAATTTAAAATGTGGAAACATCCACCTAGATTTATTTTTCACCTTTCATTTGTAATTATTTTAATTGGTGCAGGTGTTACAAGATATATGGGTTATGAAGGGATAATTCATATTAGAGAGGGTGCAACAGAGAATAGAATGATTTCTCTTGAACCTTATCTTCAAATTAATATCAAACAAGAAGATGGATCTTATTACAAAGAGTATCCTCTTGAACTAACTGCTCTTGGAAGCAATAACTTTAGCCATACAATAAAATTTAATAATAAAGAGTTAGTTGTAAAATATAAAGATTTTATGTATGCTAAAAAAGGTAGAGACGATATGAGTATCCTAACAGTAGATGTTGTTCTTAATGGACAAACAAAAGCTGTAAAACTACCAGGTAAAAGAGGAATGGAAGGATTCCCAAAAGTTGAAGACTTTGGAGATACAGTTGTAACTTTAGAGTATGGTTCAAAAGTTTTAGAACTACCTTTTTCTATTAAACTAAGAGATTTTCAACTAGATAGATACCCAGGAAGTATGGCTCCATCTTCTTACGCATCTGAAGTTACTGTTATGAAAGATAACAAAGAGTATGACTATAGAATCTTTATGAATAGAACTTTACATGAAGGAAATTTCTTATTTTTCCAAAGTTCATATGACCAAGATGAACAAGGAACAGTATTGTCAGTTAACAACGACCCAGGAAAATGGCCTACATATTTAGGATATTTTCTACTAACTTTAGGACTTATTTTAAACCTATTTGATAAGAAATCAAGATTCTGGAAACTTACTAAATATGTAAGTTCAAAAAATGTAGCTGCTGCGTTTTTAGCTGCATGTTTTATTTTTGCAGGCTCTCCTCAAGGCTTACAAGCACAAGAGCAAACAACCAATACTACAACTAACACTCATGGTTTAGATTTTGAAAAAACAAAAAATGATATGTTAGCTTATTTAGAAAACTATCAAAGTACTTCAAAAGCTACTGCTGAAAAGTTCTCTAAAATTGTTGTTCAAAGTAATGGTGGAAGAATGAAACCACTAAATACGCTTGATTATGAGATTGTAAATAAACTAACTGGTAAAAGTTCAATGTTTGGTATGAATGCAGACCAAATAGTTCTTGGAATGTTAACAAGACCTGAGATTTGGAGAAATGTTAAGATGATTAAAATCAAAACTCCAAAACTAAAAAAAGTATTAGGGATTGAAGAATCAAGAAACTATATTGCCTTTTCAGAAGTTTTTGATAAAGAGGGAAGATATATCTTAGCACAAGAAGCACAAAATGCTTCAATGGCAAAACCAAATGAGAGAGGAACTTTTGAACGAGAGATTATTAAACTTGATGAGAAATTAAATATCTCATATCTTGTGTATAATGGAAATCTCTTTAATATGTTTCCTTCACAAAATCTTGATGACAATAATAGATGGTATAACCCTTTAGAAGCTATAAATACCTTTAAAGGTGATAATCAAGTGGCAATAGAATCTTTAATTAGAGGATTTATTAGCTCAACAGTTAATGAAAACTGGGATTTATCAAATAGTTTTATTGATATGATTATTCAATACCAAGAGAAAGTTGGTTCAGAAGTAATCCCTCCTAAATCTCAAATAGAAAATGAAATACTATTTAATAAACTAGGTATTTTCCCTAAACTTACAATTGCATATATGATATTAGGACTAATAATTTTAATTGTTGCATTTATAGTTGTATTTAACCCTAAAATTAAACCAAAGAAAACAACATTTGTATTCTTTATTATTTTAGCAATCCTTTTTGCACTACATACATTTGGTATGGGATTTAGATGGATAATCTCTGGACATGCTCCTTGGTCAGATACTTATGAATCACTGTTATATATCTCATGGTCAGCAGTTTTTGCAGCGGTAATATTCTTTAGAAAATCTCTACTTGCATTAAGTGCTGGTGTTATTGTTGCAGGTATTTTCATGTTTACAGCTCACTTAACAAGTATTGATCCACAAATTACAAACTTGGTTCCAGTACTTAAATCATATTGGCTTACAATTCACGTATCAGTATTAACTGCCTCTTATGGATTTTTTGGACTTAGTGCAATTTTAGGATTTATGTCTCTTATTATGTTTATTTTTAGAAAAAATAGACCTCACTTAAATGAGACAATTAAACACATTACAGCAATTAATGAAATCTCATTAATTATTGGACTTAGTGCTATTACTATAGGAAACTTCTTAGGTGGAGTTTGGGCAAATGAGTCTTGGGGTAGATATTGGGGATGGGATCCAAAAGAGACATGGGCTTATGTTTCAATTGTAATTTATGCCCTTGTTGTACACCTTAGATTTATCAAATCTCTAAATACACCATTTACTTTATCTGTTGCATCTTTATTAGCATTTAGTACAATCTTAATGACATATTTTGGTGTAAACTTCTATCTATCTGGAATGCACTCTTATGCAACTGGAGATCCTGTTCCAATCCCTATGTGGGTATATTATGTAACTGCAACAGTTTTTGTAACAATTGCCCTTGCATATAAAAATAGAGATATAAAAGACACTATCTCTGATACTTAA
- the cmoB gene encoding tRNA 5-methoxyuridine(34)/uridine 5-oxyacetic acid(34) synthase CmoB encodes MELEELKKKKDECRYWKNVNPWYEQLQKVFELNKGNLKIDYKDWFSVGKRENLTDQEFALIEETAKKLIPWRKGPFNIFGLEIDSEWQSNIKYNLIRPFFNLKDKVVADIGCNNGYYMFRMLEDKPKRLIGFDPSPLTLHQFEFINHFVKSDIIYEMLGVEHLEFYNHKFDFIFMLGVLYHRPDPVGTLKSLARGLNSKGEILIDTFMIDGEEEICLTPNQRYSKIPNIYFIPTVSALKNWLSRAGFEEIEVLAITTTTTEEQRKTTWSFDQSLEDFLDPNDSSKTVEGYPAPKRVYMKAKKIQ; translated from the coding sequence ATGGAATTAGAAGAATTAAAAAAGAAAAAAGACGAGTGTAGATATTGGAAAAATGTCAACCCTTGGTATGAACAACTACAAAAAGTTTTTGAGTTAAATAAGGGCAATCTTAAAATAGATTATAAGGATTGGTTTAGTGTAGGGAAGAGGGAAAATCTTACAGACCAAGAGTTTGCTCTAATAGAAGAAACAGCAAAAAAACTTATACCTTGGAGAAAAGGACCTTTTAATATCTTTGGTTTAGAAATAGATAGTGAATGGCAAAGTAATATAAAATATAATCTTATTAGACCATTTTTTAACCTAAAAGATAAAGTTGTTGCAGATATTGGTTGTAACAATGGATATTATATGTTTAGAATGCTTGAAGATAAACCAAAAAGATTGATTGGTTTTGATCCTTCACCTTTAACTCTGCATCAATTTGAGTTTATTAATCATTTTGTAAAATCAGATATTATATATGAGATGTTGGGTGTTGAGCATTTGGAGTTTTATAATCATAAATTTGATTTTATCTTTATGCTAGGAGTTTTGTATCATAGACCAGATCCTGTTGGTACACTTAAATCTTTGGCAAGAGGTTTAAATAGTAAAGGTGAGATTTTAATTGATACTTTTATGATTGATGGAGAGGAAGAGATATGTTTAACTCCAAATCAGAGATATTCTAAAATTCCAAATATCTATTTTATTCCAACAGTTTCAGCACTTAAAAACTGGCTAAGTAGAGCAGGTTTTGAAGAGATTGAGGTTTTGGCAATTACAACAACAACAACAGAAGAACAGAGAAAAACCACTTGGTCTTTTGATCAAAGTTTGGAAGATTTTTTAGATCCAAATGATAGTAGTAAAACAGTTGAGGGGTATCCAGCACCCAAAAGAGTATATATGAAAGCAAAGAAAATACAGTAG